From the genome of Labrus mixtus chromosome 17, fLabMix1.1, whole genome shotgun sequence:
tcgtgtccccctcctctatccgTTCTCCCTCCACAGGACTAAGTGAATGCTATGGTCGGGCATGCTGGTGGCAAACACCAGTCCAGAGTCATTGTCCCCGTCCAGGCCGTTCAGCCACGACGTCACCCCGGCCAGGAAGCTGGACCCTCGTTTGGACTTTCTGTAGGCCGGCAGAGGCCAGCGTCCCGAGATCGCCTCAGTCCTCAGGTCCATCACGTACAGAAAGTGGTTATCGAAGAGGAGCGCAAAGACCTCGCCGAAACTCAGCAGGGACAGGTTAGCTGGGTCCTGTGTCTTTATCACCCTAAGGACAAGACAAAGAAGAGCTGGATGAACGGACAAACTCACTGACTATGACAAGTTTTCTGGGTGAAATCAGAAGTCGTATCAAACAACAAGTTTGAAGAAAAAgggttaaaataaacatcacactGCTGAAGGTGGACTTACTGTTGCCATGGATATCATGGACTGAAACAAAATGCAATGTTTCTGCAGGTCCCCCAAGTTCAAGTTTGAACTTTAAGTTAAGCAGATCCAATTGGAGACCTATTTCAACCACCAGTGAGCCGATAAGATCAAAGCCGTGGAAAATTGGCAACTATTTAAGATTTGGACAAAAGCTTTTCTCACACATGAACTCTTGAACATCTCTAGACTTTCAGGACGACTGcccctgaaaacttcctgatcTGGTTgctcacacatgctcctcactgCTGGAGattatccctgtcagacgggggggGGTTTCCTGTAGTAAGATGTGACGTAAAAAGAACGATGTggatgaagcagcagagtcctctatacgactctataatgagaatatttgtctttctatcaatgctacatgtagttgaacagaatctcaatgtgaactaaagagtggagaagaacatactggagaacaggaaacataatgcagcaggttcattagagcacagagatggtagaggtggtgtgcagacagtctgtggtcgtgcagcgatcacagggaaaacttcaggagttttgtgcaggtgtgaaagcacgAATAGTCATCAACACATAAATGAGCTGTGTGAATTCCACAGGTAAATCAATTCTGGCTTCATTGTTATAAATCATCCCTGTCATGCTTCGTTTTGTACCTGAGAATCTCAAAGCTGGCGAAGTCCCACTGGTAGACCCCGAGGTCGGAGCTGCAGACGATGTATTTCCCGTCAAACTGAAGACGAGGCTGCAGGCTGATGCTGCGATCCTCCGACACCGACAGAGTCTTCAAACACTTGCAGTTTACCTCTCTGCCTAAAGGCCAGACCTGCAGAGGGAACACAGTGTGAGCACCATCTGGTGGCCTCTTTAGGTACTACAACAccgacaaaaagagagagagagaggagctttacctttatttcatatttatcagCACTAAGGAGGATGTAATCCCCCGGACTGTGCAGCATAGACTCCACCTCACTCTGCTGTAGAATCACCTGATGggacataaacacattttaaataactgaaGAAAATCTGCTCACTTGTTTACAGatatttcaaaaacacacaaataacttTAAACTCTTGTAACGTGATCCGACCTTGGTGACCCACTCGGTTTGTCCGGTTAGAGTATTGAGACACGCCCCAGCCGACAGTGCCCACACCTTCACAGAGAAGTCCGCAGAGCCGCTGACCAGCAGGTCCAGCTCGTCGTTATAGTCCACACTGAACACtgagtgcacacaaacacacacatcgttaagacactttctttttaaaaatcagaaacatgCAAACGTCATGtgattaattcatgttttttcaaaCATAAGAATGTTTTAAACGATAAAACCGTCAGAGCCTGTAGCCTCCCAGGCGTCCTCTACGTTGGGATGGACAAAATGACCCAGAACAAATGCACATGTGCACCTACCTGCTCCTGTGTGGCCTCTAAACTGCTGGATTTTAGCACCGGAGCTCCACTCCCAGCATGCAATAGTGTTGTCGAAGGAGCCGGTCACCAGCTTCTGCTCATCAAACTTCACTGTGGCACAGGTGTGAGTCTGGATCCCGTAAATGCACTGGCCGGTACGTACGTCCCAAAGTTTGGCAGAGAGGTCATCAGATCCTGAGGGAGAAGAAGATGTCCATATTCACGCTGTAACCTCACACTGTCACGGGTTAAAGAACGTATGGCATGTTTGTGGGTGGCAGACCTGTGCAGAGGAGTCCGTCCTTGTAGTAGAGGGCGTACACTCGAGCACTGTGTCCGATGAGGGACGACGTCTCGAAGGCCTCCTGGTCCTTCAGCTGCGTCATCCTCAGTCTGGCCTTCAAGTAGATCCCCTTCCAGTGAGTGGCGTCCTGGATGGACTCGTCGATCCTCCAGCCGAGCTCCCGACACACACCCTGCCACACCTCAGGGCACGAGCTGATGACCTGAGAGGAGAGGGACGCTTAAAACCTTCACACGAGGACAATCACGGGTTCTTCAGTGATATCACTGTGAGCTGATCTACAGACCAGGTAACGCTTTAAAATAATGTTGAGCATCATTACTCTACATCAGAATTCTATGTGAACGTCCTGCAACTGTGGaacttttctcatgtttttcaaCATCCTTTTTCTTAACTAAAGATGATCTCAATCACATTTCAGCCGcaaaaaatctcaaaaacattttactgaacTCAGGagcaaaatgtgaaaattagACTGACgatttacagcctgttttcagCTGTGATTGGTGACCGGCCACTCCTCAAATATATCCGATTCAAAGCCGATTTAAGACACAAGCCGCAGGTCTCTTGTGCCGTAcgcacagcgacacacacacagacacacaaacatgtccgCAGTGTGGACGTTAGGTGCCCCTCAGCAGAGGTAAAAACAGCCTTGACCTAATGGTGCATTATCAGAGATTGTATCCCAACACTTCCTCCTCTTGCCTGAGAGTAGCCCCTTGCCTGAGGACAGATCTATGAGTCCTTGCTGTctctatgcatgtgtgtgctccTGCTTTCTCTCTGTTGTTACCCACAGCTGGGAGAGGACAGAACGGAATATTCCTGTTACATTCTTCGGTTGCGGTGATAAAAACTCAGCATGTGAGCAGGTGAATAAAAGTTTGATCCGCGGTGAGATGTATCACTTCACAGGGAATTTACAGATGAATGCATATTGATCATTGATGGACATAAAACAAGATACAATCTCTGTGGTTAGttcatgcgccccatgtacagaagctacAGTCCTCAAGCCAGCTCTCTGTGTTCGAGTCGGACCTGTggctctctctgtttctgattgTATCCAcggtcctgtctctccaataaaggcttaaaaataTCCAAAGTAAACTCTATGTAGCTGCAAACAAcgtttacagacagacagaggagactGCAAACAATCGCCTAATTAAATCGGAGCCGGAGAGAGGGAAGCTGTAAACTCCTCTGTTTCTATGATCAGATTTATTGATGAGTTACAGAAAGCAACAAGAGAGAAAGACGGTCATATGCAGACATCAATAAGAGCTGTTTGAATACCTCTAGTCCTTTCAGGAAAGACAATCAGGTCAGACCTTGAACGGTCAGAAATCAGAACTGAACAAATAAATTACAACTCTTGCATCTTCAGTGAAAATATTAGTCCCATACAGTCTTCATGATTTATCAATGTTTCCtggtttttttctgttctctctcttgCTCCAACAATTCCAGTTCTGGCagcatttatgttttaaatccGGGAGggttcattttgaaaaatatcaCATTGGCACTATATCAGGAAAGACAAAGCTCAAATGCTTCAGAGGAGCTAAATCTCAAAATAAGACGACTAACATGAAGCTCAGCAGTGAGGAACATTCATCCATCTTTCACCTGGCTCTACAAGAAGCCTCCATGACTGTAAAACAGGGACGATACTCAGAGCCTTGACGTCATATCTGAGGAGAATATCAGCAAATCGAGTCACAAGCAGCTGGAGGAAatcccagctgccattgggtgagaggcggggatACACTCTGGACtattcaccagccaatcacagggctgacatttagagacagacaaccgGCCACATGGAAGCAAGCCCATGACTCCAGACGGCCTGATATTTACCTTATTCCACTGTTTGCAGACGCGGCAGCAGATGAGCAGGGTCTCAGGGTCGAGCCAGCGCATCAGGTAGAAAGCCAGCTCCAGAGGAAGGAGGCGCAGGAAGTCCCGTTTGAGCAGCGTCTCCAGCCCATTGGACAGGTGACGGAGCTGAACAGCACCGCTCAGAGAGATGAGGTGGTCCAGAGACTGGTTCCTCTGCTGGTCATTCAGAGTAAGGAAAGTGGTGGAGATTGACTCCAGCCACCCCTCAAAGGCCACCTTCTCCATGGGCACATGAGAGCGACCTGCAACACCTGCAGGAGTGAGGAAGAATACCAGATGTTAACGGTGCATATCTTTGGCTTCTAAATAAACAAGATGTTACACGGCTCGACATTAAAACTGGCCTGCTGGCCCGGACGCATGATTGAAAGACTCCAGGCCAGCTGATTAATGTTCCACTGACCCGTTAAAGGTTCAACCAGTGAgctgtgtagtgagtgaaatgataaagtgacctaactatctgatcagacattaaggaaacatgttatgttgaagtgctggcttctctgacaacaatgcagcagccagtatgtcctccttctaactttagattctggtcctgaatgatctggatttgtttggaccagagaaggtaggcggttttaagacaccctcacacggccgttttggacacccctcggtttgccagatatgagagcagttatcaggtcaacaggtgttgcagtgatggaagcgggcaagagaagtggttcagatagaagtgattgtacccgacctaaaaagcctctgcatgtttctaataagctccacgagcagaaacgtgctcaaactaggatcaatattggagatgattttgaaaaatggagagaggttagaacacagaaaggtttacagaccgatggggagacagctctctgcaatgtttagaatttagactgcagtacccactttaaacactaggggtcagagttacatactgctcctttaaaaaaagtagcacACAATTTATATTTGATTCATGCATTTGTCTCAGCCTAAAGTCTGCTCCTCTTCTGTGGTTTATGCCAATTTCAAAACAATCCTCGAGTCCCAGGCAACAGAAGTTTCTTTGATTTTGCATTAATAACAATGACTGACACAATAAAGCTTTAACAAATATATAAGTTAGAGAACATGTAAAGATACAAGTAATGAATCAGCAGTAATATCTGTCTTATACCAGCTCACATGGCTTTACATTAGCTGATTAAAATCTATATTAACCTGCTAGTTAAGTGATTATAAGTCTTATTACTAAAATAACTCGTCAGGAGGTTTAACTTTAACCAGCAACTGTTTCTCTACCTTTCTTATCTAAGTTAGCCACCTGGCTAGTTAGCAACTTCTAAGAAGGCGTTTAACACAAACAGCCCTTTAGCTGGGACAGAAACCGACAGAGACACATTACAATATctccttttaaatatgatgatgatgataatgatgtaTGGACTCACCCAGCTGAGAGTTGCAGGGAGTTCGTTTATCGCCTCTGAGTGAGTTCACATAGCGGAGTTAGCCGCGGTAAGCTAACCTGTCAGCTAGCAACTTAAAAAGGATTGTCAAAGTAACCTCGCTAGCCTCGTAGCTGACGTTAGCTCAGCAACATGATGACAGAACTTGATTCTGTTGATTGTTAACTACATTATGCTCCTAATTATGTagtcttctttttatttctacggtagtaagacagagagaaggatggCAGCTTCTGACAGCATGAAAACCTGAACATAATGGAACGCTATCCTGCCCTGGTGCCGTTTTCTCCCTCAGCTCGGTCTTACGGGAGGCGGCGTTGGCGTATTTGCTACGCCGGAAGCAAATGCGTGCGATGGAAACTGTCAGAAAAGTAAGCCAATCACACATTCTTTACACGAGTAATCATTACATAGAGATTTCATacttattttagattttttggtTTCGTTGGCATTTACATTTCATGGCGCCTGGTCTGCCTGTAAGACAGAGCCGCGGGCACTTATTATACCTGTTATATACAGTAACTTCCGGTGTCGCGTACAATGTGGAGCGGTGCGAAATATGTGACCGGAAACAGTTCGTTCGTGTCTGTGAGCTCTCGAGGGTCCGGTAAAGGCGGGACACCGACAGTTACAGTTTCAATTGATTTTGGTACGTCTTTTAAAGGGCCACTTTTATCTGCTAgtatttacaattaaaaaatatctttaaattcattcattcaaacataatacacttaaaaaagtaaacaaataaaaaacaaaaaatacaattaaacaaatgaatgataaattataaattaattaaaaaaatttaaacataaaataagatacatcaaaatcaaataaagatttattgataaaataaaataaatacataatagatacaaaaaatacaacagactaaataaatgaattaataaatgcgtcataaataaaaaataaatacaaataaaacacattaaacacttgtgaaataatgaaatacaaacattccaaaatgaaaatacaaacaaaaatagtttaaatacataaataaataagtaagaaattgaaataaatcacatataaaacacTTGCATATTAActacacagtatgtaaattaaGTGTGATACAAATgatcaccaccagggggcaaaCTTACTGCAAACATTACTTCTTGGATTTGTTTTGATGCCTATCTGttgccgttttcacatatgcactccggataatatctagatatttacaggaggacttctccggagattctcccgacctagccgttcacatatgctcctcacagcggggggactttccctgtcagaggggagggggctcgggggatttcccgaagtaagacgtgacgtaaaaaaacaacgcgcAAGTagcgtagcaacagagtccgctacataacgttataatgagaatatttgcctttatatcaatactatgtgtagtccaatggaaggacaacatccacaaaagagaggagaacaacatactgacgaacagaaaacagaatgcagccatttaattacgtgcacggagatcgtagtggtcgcgtgccgacactttaggcagtcactgtatataaacgtcactctctttctattggcttgaattgaaatctccggagtatatgctgctgtgttcagacatcagctcactcagatattctgcggataaaatactaggggtctggccggagaaactccgggtaaagtccacgcgaaaaatgcgtctgtttgcgttcacacagcCTGAAGAACCTccaggtagccaaatctccggagtttttcaggaaatttctgtatgtttgaaaagggtttatgtgaCATGTTTGAGTCACTGATCGATTAATACGTGAATTGAGTTTAAGTAAAAAACAGGCAAGGGCAAAGAAACTCAGCAACACAGGAAGTCCTAAGAGTTTTAGAGACAGTTTATCACATTTCACTAAACAAGTCTGTGAAAAATCTCTTTACCACAAATTTCCCACAACGACGTCAACAttagaaaagcaaaaacaaattgtgtttttgaaaatgaattacCAACAGGCCCGTAGAGAGTTACATATATGTTCTGGATCAAGGATCAATCCAAGCGGCCTTATCagggttttatgtttttttttcttgtttaagcACTTTAAACCCTGATTTTGAAAGATCCTACTTAAATAACGTTAACTATGATTAACAGGAAACTTGTCGCGGACTGCAAAGAATACCCTGACGTAAGGAATTGCTGTCAGATTACTGTTAAAAACACGTGCGTTGTCGGTGgttttctctgctctgttaTCGGTTCAGATTAGAGAAGAAGCTGTGAAGGACAAAACATCCGATCTGTAGCCGTCCTCTCTGAGTCATGGTGTGTTCAGCACAGTTTACATTCATTACTGGAAGAAAACAACCGACTCTGCTCTGACTCATATTGATAACAGCATTTAATCTGTTGCATCCAGAAATTATCTCAAGATGTCCAACTCCTCTGAACACAGTTTAGTTTACCTCATAGTCACTGGTCATGTTTCATTGTTAAATGagataacacaaacacacacaagggcTGGAGAAGGAGTCACACAAACTTCTCACACACACGGCCTCTTTTCCCTGAGACTCTCTGCACAGGGATTTAGTGACTTGTCTTGTATTTTACACCATGCTGATAAATACTGTATCAATCCACGGATCACATGCAGCCTGAACCCCGGCCTGCTGCACCTCTAACCACCACTGTGGGTCCTTCATTCTGTCTGCTGTTGTATGAGGACACTGGTTTGTGTTCCTCATGCAGAATAAATCATTGGTACATCTTTATAAGTCTCCGCTGACGCACAAACTTCCTCTTCACAAGCTTGACATAATATGAGGACAAACGCGGGCCAGACCACCTCAGTATGTGGCCTCAGTGTGTCCTGGGTGACTTCTCACCATAGAGTGTATATACAAATGGACAGCGTGCCTCAGCCTCCTCCCGTTGAACAGGTGAAGCTAAAATATCCCTGGACGTGCATATTGTGAGTTTGCATCCAGAGTATGAGCAGGGATCTCatattgactgtgtgtgtgtgtgtgtgtgtgtgtgtgtgtgtgtgtgttaagtacTTATATACATAAAGCAGTCATGGGGGGCTTCAAGGAGAATTCGGTGGACAGACGACGCTAAGATCAGCTGATAATTCCTTTTGCTTTCCGGACCACCTGTTTCTCTCGCTGTGTTCACATTGAATTCAGACTTTTCTCCTCCCTTCACAGAAATGAATGCTCGTTACAGTAATCAGGATTTACTGAGTCTGTGGGTGTGAATCAGTCCTTTTGCCAGAGGAGGTGTCAGGtacagctggtgtgtgtgttaggggggggggggggttaggctGACCCTGACCCTCACCCTAACAGGCTAAGTGATTGATGCCTGGCTGCTAAGCTCCCCGATAAAGAGTCGCTAATGCTGCTGATAAACCGGGGACCAAAACCTGGACTGGATTGACTGGAGTGTACAGATTCAGCACTACGCCAGGCTGATGGTTCAGACGGACTGATTTGACCTGTTTGAGttattctttcacttttttaataTTCTCAAAACTGTAATTTTAACATATATTGCTCTGTTTTCTAGAAATGATTTTTCCCAAAGAGAGAAATAATAATTCACGTTTATTAGAGGGGAGAATTGATCACACTTCCTGGTTCACATCCGTGATGGAAGAAGAAGCTGAGAAAGAGgacaaggaggaagaggagagaaagagagagaggaggaaaatcaGAAAAAGGTAGAGGAGCTAGACAACGCtgagaaagaggaagatgagaag
Proteins encoded in this window:
- the fbxw2 gene encoding F-box/WD repeat-containing protein 2, which gives rise to MEKVAFEGWLESISTTFLTLNDQQRNQSLDHLISLSGAVQLRHLSNGLETLLKRDFLRLLPLELAFYLMRWLDPETLLICCRVCKQWNKVISSCPEVWQGVCRELGWRIDESIQDATHWKGIYLKARLRMTQLKDQEAFETSSLIGHSARVYALYYKDGLLCTGSDDLSAKLWDVRTGQCIYGIQTHTCATVKFDEQKLVTGSFDNTIACWEWSSGAKIQQFRGHTGAVFSVDYNDELDLLVSGSADFSVKVWALSAGACLNTLTGQTEWVTKVILQQSEVESMLHSPGDYILLSADKYEIKVWPLGREVNCKCLKTLSVSEDRSISLQPRLQFDGKYIVCSSDLGVYQWDFASFEILRVIKTQDPANLSLLSFGEVFALLFDNHFLYVMDLRTEAISGRWPLPAYRKSKRGSSFLAGVTSWLNGLDGDNDSGLVFATSMPDHSIHLVLWRENG